The following are encoded together in the uncultured Draconibacterium sp. genome:
- a CDS encoding polyprenyl synthetase family protein produces the protein MIKSKRILKVPQESFLRNKLRKETRLLAGSAKLLPPVSFEVLEQMADDLLKRLNISEEYIDFTIVLLGNESWRKTVEATPFNRRLLLLPQCLKDNSSCKGVFDELGLNCAGCKACPIDDILLKAEELGYATLVAEGTTVAIGLVEEGSIDAVIGVSCMPVLQRSFEPVSNAAVPVIGLPLMYDGCENTKIDIKWLLDEVKDFNPNPVFQPISTSGLKSKIEDFFTNGTIEKYFTGDGVTEKVAKEFMQIGGQRIRPLLAALAYQAYSNTEKDEILYPLSLIIECFHKASLIHDDIEDNADLRYNTETAHKKYGIPQAINAGDYLIGKGYKLLSELPVKGNLMVKGLQQISESHVKLTQGQGADIQFHSGRNKPNINETLQIFKHKTGEAIKVALLLGAILGEAEESELQILKHFSDLFGISYQIRDDLNEFREENQNEKIADFPFLTAMLNGQATEETFRSVSNFRKQILTHNLHTQAEAILDKHVQQCYAELDKLKNAKLRLSLYGILGKIFKPIGTNE, from the coding sequence ATGATTAAGTCGAAGCGAATATTAAAAGTTCCTCAGGAATCGTTTTTACGAAACAAACTTCGTAAAGAAACACGTCTGCTGGCGGGAAGTGCAAAATTGCTGCCTCCTGTTTCTTTTGAGGTATTGGAACAAATGGCAGACGACTTACTGAAACGCCTCAACATTTCGGAGGAATACATCGATTTTACCATCGTTTTACTGGGTAACGAATCGTGGCGAAAAACAGTGGAGGCAACGCCGTTTAACCGTCGTTTGTTGTTGTTGCCGCAGTGTTTAAAAGACAATTCGAGTTGTAAAGGCGTGTTCGACGAACTGGGGCTAAATTGTGCAGGTTGCAAAGCCTGCCCCATTGATGATATTTTACTGAAAGCCGAAGAACTTGGCTATGCCACTTTGGTAGCCGAAGGAACAACAGTTGCCATTGGGCTGGTTGAAGAAGGATCGATTGATGCTGTGATTGGAGTAAGTTGTATGCCCGTTTTGCAACGCTCGTTCGAACCGGTTTCGAATGCTGCTGTGCCTGTAATTGGCCTGCCGCTGATGTACGATGGTTGCGAGAATACCAAAATAGATATAAAATGGTTGTTGGATGAAGTAAAGGATTTTAATCCAAACCCGGTTTTTCAGCCCATTTCCACTTCCGGATTAAAGTCGAAAATTGAGGATTTTTTCACCAACGGAACCATTGAGAAATACTTCACCGGCGATGGTGTTACTGAAAAAGTAGCCAAAGAATTTATGCAGATTGGAGGCCAGCGAATTCGTCCGCTGCTTGCAGCTTTGGCTTACCAGGCCTATTCCAACACCGAAAAGGATGAAATTCTTTATCCGCTTTCGCTGATTATCGAGTGTTTTCACAAAGCCTCCTTAATCCACGACGATATTGAAGACAATGCCGATCTTCGTTACAACACCGAAACTGCTCATAAAAAATATGGCATTCCGCAAGCTATAAACGCCGGCGATTATTTAATCGGGAAAGGGTACAAACTCTTATCTGAACTTCCGGTAAAAGGAAATTTAATGGTAAAAGGATTACAGCAAATATCGGAATCGCATGTAAAACTTACACAAGGACAAGGTGCCGACATTCAGTTTCATTCGGGACGGAACAAACCGAACATTAACGAAACCTTGCAGATATTTAAACACAAAACCGGCGAAGCCATAAAAGTGGCCCTTTTGCTTGGGGCAATTCTTGGTGAGGCAGAAGAATCGGAGCTTCAAATTTTAAAACACTTTTCTGACCTGTTTGGAATTTCGTACCAAATACGCGACGACCTGAATGAATTCAGAGAAGAAAATCAGAATGAAAAGATTGCAGATTTCCCGTTTTTAACTGCCATGCTCAACGGTCAGGCAACTGAAGAAACGTTTCGTTCCGTTTCCAATTTCAGAAAGCAAATTCTGACACACAATTTGCATACACAAGCCGAGGCTATTCTGGACAAGCATGTGCAACAATGTTATGCCGAGTTGGACAAACTGAAAAATGCAAAACTGCGCTTAAGTTTGTACGGAATTTTGGGTAAAATTTTTAAACCAATTGGCACGAATGAGTAA
- a CDS encoding 4Fe-4S binding protein, which translates to MKKQNCLIYCNCGAGIIPNEKQNSLAESFKELNIDVFELHDICAFSLNEKEVLHNFEKQYDKKFIVACYPRAIQNIFKQNKITLANYEVLNFRELSTETIVENVQEKITEDTSDSNYEVLKSSLDVPAWYPIIDESRCTLCGQCARFCVFGVYKYNKKSLEVVNPLSCKNNCPACGRTCPASAIIFPRLPENSVLSGAEPGSKAESAKPEKKEGLFVLLNERNNARRNIFKQGVMQQAEAEKLKAIEEFKKGLEKK; encoded by the coding sequence ATGAAAAAACAGAATTGCCTGATTTATTGCAATTGCGGAGCCGGTATTATTCCCAACGAAAAGCAAAACTCACTTGCAGAATCGTTTAAAGAATTAAACATCGATGTATTCGAACTTCATGATATTTGTGCCTTCTCGCTTAACGAAAAAGAAGTTCTTCATAATTTTGAAAAGCAATACGACAAAAAGTTTATTGTAGCCTGTTATCCACGGGCCATTCAAAATATATTTAAACAAAATAAAATTACACTCGCCAATTACGAGGTGTTAAACTTCAGAGAATTATCAACTGAAACCATTGTTGAAAACGTGCAGGAAAAGATTACAGAAGATACTTCAGACTCAAATTATGAAGTACTAAAAAGTAGTCTTGATGTTCCGGCATGGTACCCGATAATTGACGAATCGCGATGCACCTTGTGCGGACAATGTGCCCGTTTTTGTGTTTTTGGAGTATACAAATACAACAAAAAAAGCCTGGAGGTTGTTAATCCTTTGTCGTGTAAAAACAATTGCCCGGCATGTGGACGAACCTGCCCTGCGTCAGCCATTATTTTTCCAAGGTTACCCGAGAACTCAGTACTCTCGGGAGCTGAACCGGGGAGTAAAGCAGAGTCTGCGAAACCTGAAAAAAAAGAAGGCTTGTTTGTTTTGTTAAATGAACGAAACAATGCGCGGAGAAACATTTTCAAACAGGGTGTGATGCAGCAGGCTGAGGCAGAAAAACTGAAAGCAATTGAAGAGTTTAAAAAAGGATTAGAAAAGAAATAG
- a CDS encoding dihydrofolate reductase family protein: MTSKNYVFIAKSIDGYIADKNGGIDWLHSVPNPDGLDMGYNAFTEQIDALVMGRKTFDVVCGFEIPWPYTKPVFVVSNSLKTLPEEYKGKVELVNGALSEIVDKIHTKGFIQLYIDGGTLIQSFLKEDLIDEMILTTIPILLGGGYPLFGELEAPLEFEHVKSEVFLNAVTQDTYRRR, translated from the coding sequence ATGACCAGCAAAAACTACGTATTTATAGCCAAAAGTATAGACGGCTACATTGCCGATAAAAACGGAGGAATAGATTGGCTGCATTCTGTTCCAAATCCCGATGGTTTGGATATGGGGTACAATGCTTTTACCGAGCAGATTGACGCACTTGTAATGGGGCGCAAAACTTTTGATGTTGTTTGTGGTTTTGAGATTCCATGGCCTTATACCAAACCAGTTTTTGTGGTGAGTAATTCACTTAAAACGTTGCCGGAAGAGTACAAGGGAAAAGTGGAATTGGTTAATGGGGCTCTTTCTGAAATTGTAGACAAAATTCATACAAAAGGCTTTATTCAATTGTATATCGATGGAGGGACTCTAATACAAAGTTTTTTAAAGGAAGACCTGATTGATGAGATGATTCTAACTACTATCCCCATTTTATTGGGTGGCGGCTATCCTTTATTTGGCGAATTGGAAGCGCCTTTGGAATTTGAACATGTAAAATCGGAAGTTTTTCTGAATGCTGTAACGCAGGATACGTATCGGCGGCGTTAG
- a CDS encoding radical SAM protein — translation MLKQLLIKTDKKCLYKFVYNLGIKGAIGLTRFKKRLKKGEFFPAFHFISVTDDCNLNCQGCWVTGKTKNARMEPEMLDKIITQSKEKGSYFFGILGGEPLMYKPLFEVFRKHSDCYFQLFTNGTLLSPSVAAELRTLANVTPLISFEGDMEVADVRRGGNNVYEKAQQAIDNSTQAGLVTGVAMSVCKSNLELAFSEEFINSLIKRGVLYLWYYIYRPVGKDATIELALSKEEIEQLRSFLVEARTKYNIVIVDAYWDQNGKGLCPAASGLSHHINASGDIEPCPVIQFAANNVADGDLTTIYKNSKFLADFKAEIPLKTTGCVVMDDPQWIVNHVNKHGAKDSSGRGNEAERLKAMPKVPSHGSAKEIREKSWMYRFAKKNAFFGLGAYG, via the coding sequence ATGCTCAAACAGCTCCTCATAAAAACCGATAAAAAATGTTTGTACAAATTTGTGTACAACCTTGGTATTAAAGGTGCCATTGGCCTTACCCGTTTTAAAAAACGACTAAAAAAAGGCGAATTTTTCCCTGCATTTCATTTTATATCGGTTACCGACGACTGCAACCTGAATTGCCAGGGATGCTGGGTTACCGGGAAAACCAAAAATGCCCGGATGGAACCGGAAATGCTGGATAAAATAATTACACAGTCGAAAGAAAAAGGCTCGTATTTTTTTGGGATTCTGGGTGGCGAGCCACTGATGTACAAACCACTTTTTGAAGTTTTCAGAAAACATTCGGATTGTTATTTCCAGCTTTTTACAAACGGTACATTACTAAGCCCGAGCGTTGCCGCCGAACTTCGCACTCTGGCAAATGTTACGCCACTTATTAGTTTCGAAGGCGATATGGAAGTGGCTGATGTACGTCGCGGTGGAAATAATGTATACGAAAAAGCACAACAGGCAATCGACAATTCAACACAGGCAGGTTTGGTAACCGGAGTTGCCATGAGTGTTTGTAAATCGAACCTGGAGCTGGCCTTTTCGGAAGAGTTTATTAACTCGCTGATCAAAAGAGGAGTGCTGTATTTATGGTACTACATTTACCGCCCTGTGGGAAAAGATGCCACAATTGAATTGGCGCTCTCGAAAGAGGAAATTGAACAACTGCGTAGTTTTTTAGTTGAAGCGCGCACAAAATACAACATTGTAATTGTTGATGCTTACTGGGATCAAAACGGCAAAGGCCTTTGTCCGGCTGCCTCGGGTTTAAGTCATCACATTAATGCTTCGGGCGATATTGAGCCCTGCCCGGTCATTCAGTTTGCGGCCAACAATGTTGCTGACGGCGATTTGACAACGATTTATAAAAACTCAAAATTTTTGGCCGACTTTAAAGCCGAAATTCCGCTAAAAACAACGGGTTGTGTGGTTATGGACGATCCGCAGTGGATTGTAAACCACGTAAACAAACACGGCGCCAAAGACTCATCAGGACGGGGAAACGAAGCTGAACGTTTAAAGGCCATGCCAAAGGTACCAAGCCACGGATCGGCAAAAGAAATTCGGGAAAAAAGCTGGATGTACAGATTTGCAAAAAAGAACGCCTTTTTTGGGTTAGGCGCATACGGATAA
- a CDS encoding prenyltransferase/squalene oxidase repeat-containing protein, which yields MKKKLEIRFKELSKILLNELKDEGFWTGQLSSSALGVSVAVAALYFYDANENQAEVSKGFTWLKNNINADGSFGDTPESPGNISTSLLVYAALNLYSDQDKSLKELQTNIADYLQKNGIDINSDQVAKTILAHYKTDYTFSVPILTMSALCGIPAKNGFKKIPQLPFELALLPQKFYRLLNLSVVSYAIPALIAVGIVIFKKKKSGKFAKWIRKGAERKTLKILQKSMPQSGGFLEAIPLTAFVALSLINAGYKDLDVVKKGIQFLKQTQRDDGGWPIDVDLSTWVTTLSIKALGPRKDTVLNIEQKNALTKHLKTIQNKSVHPFNGTSPGGWGWTNYSGSVPDADDTPGAILALLELQAPNEIKDEVLDGANWLIKLQNTDGGFPTFSKGWGKLPFDQSCSDLTGHCFLALAKVLDTFNADLSLPQQKKLNRSLLKAAAFLQKQQKDNGSWLPLWFGNQHTSTHENPVYGTARVLTYLNDSLPCLSFNSELKVTIKTQISKGENFLIDVQNRDGSWGGDKNIPGTIEETALSVSALSNKNFEDACKRGLNWLDQSYQTSGLKAAPIGLYFASLWYDEKMYPLTAYLEAVTRSLKS from the coding sequence ATGAAAAAGAAACTTGAAATACGATTTAAGGAGCTTAGCAAAATTCTGTTGAATGAACTCAAGGATGAAGGTTTCTGGACCGGCCAATTGTCGTCGAGTGCATTGGGAGTGTCGGTGGCAGTAGCCGCGCTTTATTTTTATGATGCAAACGAAAACCAAGCCGAAGTAAGTAAAGGATTTACCTGGCTGAAAAACAACATCAACGCAGATGGAAGTTTTGGCGACACTCCTGAAAGTCCCGGGAATATTTCTACTTCGCTTTTGGTTTATGCCGCTTTAAATCTTTATTCCGACCAGGATAAATCACTAAAAGAGCTTCAAACAAACATTGCAGATTACCTTCAAAAGAACGGAATTGATATCAATTCGGATCAGGTTGCCAAAACCATTCTGGCACACTACAAAACAGATTATACATTTTCGGTGCCTATTTTAACCATGTCGGCACTTTGTGGAATTCCTGCCAAAAACGGATTTAAGAAAATACCCCAGTTGCCTTTTGAGTTGGCCTTATTGCCTCAGAAATTTTATCGCTTGCTAAATTTAAGCGTTGTCAGCTATGCCATTCCGGCGCTAATTGCTGTTGGAATTGTAATCTTCAAAAAGAAAAAATCGGGAAAATTTGCCAAATGGATTCGGAAGGGAGCGGAACGAAAAACCTTAAAAATATTACAAAAGTCGATGCCTCAAAGCGGGGGTTTTTTAGAAGCCATTCCGTTGACTGCATTTGTGGCTTTGAGCCTGATTAATGCCGGCTACAAAGACTTGGACGTGGTAAAAAAAGGAATTCAATTTTTAAAACAAACGCAGCGCGATGACGGTGGCTGGCCCATCGATGTTGACCTTTCAACCTGGGTAACTACCTTGAGTATAAAAGCGCTGGGCCCAAGAAAGGACACGGTTTTAAACATCGAACAAAAAAATGCGCTGACAAAGCATTTGAAAACCATTCAGAATAAAAGTGTGCACCCTTTTAACGGCACTTCGCCCGGAGGTTGGGGCTGGACAAATTATTCGGGTTCGGTACCCGATGCCGACGATACGCCGGGAGCCATTCTGGCCTTACTGGAACTTCAGGCGCCGAATGAAATTAAGGATGAAGTACTGGACGGTGCAAACTGGCTGATAAAATTGCAAAACACAGATGGTGGATTTCCTACCTTTTCGAAAGGTTGGGGCAAGCTGCCATTCGACCAAAGTTGTTCCGATTTAACCGGACATTGTTTTCTGGCACTGGCAAAAGTGTTGGACACATTTAATGCGGATCTCTCATTGCCACAGCAAAAGAAACTCAATCGATCGCTTTTAAAGGCAGCTGCTTTTCTGCAAAAACAGCAAAAAGATAATGGTTCGTGGCTTCCACTCTGGTTTGGGAATCAACACACAAGCACGCATGAAAACCCGGTTTACGGCACAGCACGTGTACTTACTTATTTAAATGATTCTCTCCCCTGTCTCTCGTTCAATTCAGAATTAAAAGTAACCATAAAAACACAAATCAGTAAGGGCGAAAATTTCCTGATTGATGTACAAAACAGAGATGGCAGCTGGGGAGGCGACAAAAACATTCCGGGTACAATCGAAGAAACCGCGCTCTCTGTTTCAGCACTTTCAAATAAAAACTTTGAAGAC
- the hrpB gene encoding ATP-dependent helicase HrpB yields the protein MSFNPYKTDLPIVEVIDEVKNHLSKNNTLVVSASTGAGKSTLLPLALLDEDWLKGQKIIMLEPRRLAARTIAMRLAELLGEKVGERVGYRIRFENCIGKTTQLEVVTEGILTRMLQTDNALEGIGLVIFDEFHERSLFADVALALSREAQQVLRPDLRLLIMSATLNMPQLTQLLNAPFVVSEGRQYPVEIFYEGENDLQLLPELTSRVVNKAVKEQKGDILVFLPGEAEIKACEKILRNTQNGISIHPLYGQLSPQKQYAAIMPHREGRRKIILATSIAETSLTIEGISVVVDTGFARTMKFNPNTGLSRLETIDITLDSADQRAGRAGRLGPGVCYRMWTKATQHRLEKHRTPEIEEADLASLALEMAKWGVDDINSLTWLTPPPKGHVEQAKELLQQIEALEDGKITEHGKAIHKLPCHPRLAHMLLLADEEDLTALACDVAALLDERDPLGKESGIDINLRIEALRRFRKGTLKNKRLKRIAKTAEQYRRMLNVEEDNSAVDCFETGLLLAFAYPERIAHATPGNNAQFKLANGNIAAAGHQDDLAHEPWLAIASLNARDGVGRIFLASPINPKDLAPMVKSVESIYWDTKRGGFTAQTELRIGNIVLQSKPLTNFDESQKIKAISDALKKEGAWLLDFNKEVEQWQNRVNSLRIWDKENKWPNVSTDHLLATNAEWLSPYLSTIRKPEDLKKIDLKTVLQHHLNYELQNKLDKLAPERMEVPSGSNIKLNYQANGEPPVLAVRLQEVFGLLETPTVNRGNVKVLVHLLSPGFKAVQITGDLNSFWTNAYFDVKKEMKARYPKHHWPDNPLEAEPLRGVKRKTKD from the coding sequence TTGAGTTTTAATCCATACAAAACAGACCTTCCGATAGTGGAAGTCATCGACGAGGTAAAAAATCATTTATCAAAAAACAATACACTGGTGGTAAGTGCATCAACCGGTGCCGGTAAAAGTACTTTGCTCCCACTAGCATTATTGGATGAAGACTGGCTGAAAGGACAGAAAATAATCATGCTCGAGCCGCGACGTTTAGCTGCCCGAACCATTGCCATGCGACTTGCCGAACTACTGGGTGAAAAGGTTGGCGAGCGTGTGGGATACCGCATCCGTTTTGAGAACTGTATTGGAAAAACCACACAACTGGAAGTTGTTACCGAAGGAATACTTACCCGAATGTTGCAAACCGACAATGCCCTTGAAGGTATTGGATTGGTCATTTTTGATGAGTTTCACGAGCGGAGTCTTTTTGCCGATGTGGCTCTGGCTTTGTCGCGTGAAGCCCAGCAGGTTTTACGTCCCGATTTGCGCTTACTAATTATGTCGGCCACACTGAACATGCCGCAGCTAACACAACTTTTAAACGCTCCGTTTGTGGTAAGCGAAGGCCGTCAATATCCGGTTGAAATTTTCTACGAAGGCGAAAACGACCTGCAACTATTACCCGAATTAACAAGCCGTGTGGTAAACAAAGCGGTAAAAGAACAGAAAGGTGATATCCTGGTATTTCTTCCAGGAGAAGCGGAAATAAAAGCTTGCGAAAAAATTTTGCGAAACACACAAAACGGGATTTCAATTCATCCGCTTTACGGACAACTTTCGCCGCAAAAACAATACGCAGCCATTATGCCGCACCGCGAAGGACGGCGTAAAATTATTCTGGCCACCTCAATTGCCGAAACCAGTTTAACCATTGAAGGCATTTCGGTTGTGGTGGATACTGGCTTTGCGCGAACCATGAAATTTAATCCCAACACGGGTCTATCACGTTTGGAAACCATCGACATTACATTGGATTCTGCCGATCAAAGAGCCGGACGTGCAGGAAGACTGGGTCCCGGAGTGTGTTACCGTATGTGGACCAAAGCCACGCAACACCGGCTCGAAAAACACCGGACTCCTGAAATCGAAGAGGCTGATCTGGCATCGCTTGCTCTGGAAATGGCAAAATGGGGAGTGGACGATATTAATAGTCTTACCTGGCTAACTCCACCACCCAAAGGCCATGTTGAACAAGCCAAAGAACTGTTGCAACAAATAGAAGCCCTCGAAGACGGCAAGATCACCGAACATGGAAAAGCCATTCATAAACTCCCCTGCCACCCGCGACTGGCACATATGTTACTTTTGGCCGATGAAGAAGATTTAACTGCTTTGGCCTGCGATGTGGCCGCACTGCTCGATGAACGCGACCCGCTTGGTAAAGAATCGGGAATTGATATTAACCTGCGCATTGAAGCTTTACGCCGTTTCAGAAAAGGAACACTAAAAAACAAACGATTAAAACGGATTGCCAAAACAGCTGAACAGTACCGCCGCATGCTGAATGTAGAAGAAGACAATTCAGCAGTAGATTGTTTTGAAACAGGCTTGCTACTTGCCTTTGCCTATCCCGAACGAATTGCACATGCTACACCCGGAAACAATGCCCAGTTTAAACTGGCCAACGGAAACATTGCGGCTGCCGGTCATCAGGATGACTTGGCGCATGAACCCTGGCTGGCCATCGCAAGTTTGAATGCGCGCGATGGTGTTGGGCGAATTTTTCTGGCATCGCCCATTAATCCTAAAGATCTGGCTCCGATGGTAAAATCGGTTGAATCAATTTACTGGGATACAAAACGCGGAGGATTTACTGCTCAAACAGAACTGCGTATTGGAAATATTGTGCTGCAAAGTAAACCACTAACAAACTTCGACGAGAGCCAAAAAATAAAAGCAATTTCGGATGCACTAAAAAAAGAAGGTGCCTGGTTGCTCGATTTCAACAAAGAAGTTGAACAATGGCAAAACAGAGTAAACAGTTTGCGCATTTGGGATAAGGAAAATAAGTGGCCCAATGTAAGTACCGATCATTTATTAGCGACAAATGCAGAGTGGTTATCGCCCTACCTGAGTACGATTCGAAAACCGGAAGACCTGAAAAAAATCGATTTGAAAACCGTACTTCAACATCACCTGAATTACGAATTACAGAACAAACTGGACAAATTGGCACCCGAACGAATGGAAGTTCCCAGCGGATCGAATATAAAACTCAACTATCAGGCAAATGGTGAGCCACCTGTTTTAGCTGTTCGTTTGCAAGAAGTTTTTGGGCTATTGGAAACACCAACAGTAAATCGGGGGAATGTAAAAGTTCTGGTGCATTTGCTTTCGCCCGGTTTTAAAGCCGTTCAAATTACGGGCGATTTAAACAGCTTTTGGACCAATGCATATTTCGACGTTAAAAAGGAAATGAAAGCACGTTACCCCAAACACCACTGGCCCGATAATCCGCTTGAGGCAGAACCATTGAGGGGAGTTAAGCGAAAAACAAAAGATTAG
- a CDS encoding prenyltransferase/squalene oxidase repeat-containing protein has protein sequence MSKGENIPVYRRLVQTTRVGFLALDTSVQNEIVEFIKSRQHTSGGFTDRAGNPDLYYSLFGLWLSLGTKQNEALDKLKKFAALSPEATSKSPVEDLARLLIQSELEPGTKKQSVFQLYKTVFKKGRLIELSYQFFLLSLVVDATGKNKSLYYFLARIWLFFYKPKGNIPCSLAAALVYARKIVGLRIADEQTDLLKYSKQSGGFRAFESVDTSDSLSTGVALFVLKECAYDLRIIAPGCLDFIQENYETGAFLSGDGDVTKDLEYTFYGLLALGSVLNSC, from the coding sequence ATGAGTAAAGGGGAAAACATCCCTGTATATCGCCGCCTGGTTCAAACGACACGCGTCGGTTTTTTAGCTTTGGATACTTCCGTTCAAAACGAAATTGTTGAATTTATAAAAAGCCGGCAGCACACAAGTGGTGGTTTTACTGACCGTGCCGGCAATCCTGACCTGTATTATTCGCTTTTTGGACTTTGGCTGAGTTTGGGCACCAAACAAAATGAAGCTCTTGATAAACTGAAAAAGTTTGCTGCATTATCGCCCGAAGCAACAAGCAAAAGTCCGGTGGAAGATTTAGCGCGACTTTTAATTCAATCGGAGCTGGAACCAGGCACAAAAAAACAATCCGTTTTTCAGTTGTATAAAACTGTTTTCAAGAAAGGACGCCTGATCGAATTATCCTACCAGTTTTTTCTTTTATCGCTCGTAGTTGACGCCACCGGAAAAAATAAAAGCTTGTATTATTTTTTAGCGCGTATCTGGTTGTTTTTTTACAAACCCAAAGGAAATATCCCTTGCAGTTTGGCAGCTGCACTTGTTTACGCCCGAAAAATAGTTGGCTTAAGAATAGCGGATGAACAAACCGATTTGCTGAAATATTCAAAACAAAGTGGTGGATTCAGAGCTTTTGAATCGGTTGATACCAGCGACTCATTATCAACCGGGGTGGCTTTATTTGTATTAAAAGAATGCGCTTACGATTTGCGTATAATCGCCCCCGGCTGTTTGGACTTTATCCAGGAGAATTACGAAACGGGAGCATTTTTATCGGGCGACGGCGATGTAACAAAAGATTTGGAATACACTTTTTATGGTTTGCTGGCATTGGGAAGCGTATTAAATAGTTGTTAG